The following is a genomic window from Pseudomonadota bacterium.
GGCAGCAAAACTTTTAGGAATTAACAGAAATACATTAAGTAAAAAACTGAAAGAAACCAGATAATAAAACAAGATACTGGATACTGGTTTGAACCAGAATCCAGTATCGAGAATATCCAGTATTCAGTCTGCACTTCACTCTTCACGAATGATGCTTCACGGATTTATTTATTAACATATTTCACTATCAGGTCACCTGCTTCTTTTGTCCCCATCCCCATCTTCCCTGCATCGAGAGATTTGATATCCTCTTTCAAGGCCTTTTGAACAGCTTTTTCTAAAATTTTCCAGCCTTCTCCTTCGCCAATGAATTCGAGCATCATTCCGCCTGCAAGTATTGCAGCAAGGGGATTTATCACATTTTTCCCCGTATATTTGGGAGCAGACCCACCCATCGGTTCAAACATGGACACTCCCTCAGGATTTATATTCCCGCCTGCAGCGATGCCCAGGCCGCCTTGAATCATTGCCCCGAGGTCAGTGATAATATCTCCAAACAGATTATCAGTAACAATCACATCAAACCACTCCGGGTTTTTCACCATCCACATACAGGTAGCGTCAACATGGGCATAGTCTGTTTTTATATCAGGGTATTCCCTGGCAACCTCATAAAAAGTTCTTTCCCAGAGGTCAGAAGCATAAGTAAGGACATTCGTTTTGGCACACAAAGTAAGTTTTTTTTCTTTGTTACGTTTTTTTGTGTAG
Proteins encoded in this region:
- a CDS encoding 3-isopropylmalate dehydrogenase, which produces MGKTYNIAVIPGDGTGPEVVAEGIKVINVISKKLGFTLKYTYYNLGGERYLKTGEILPDSVLGELRQFDAIYLGAIGHPDVKPGILEKGILLRTRFELDQYINLRPVKLYEGVDTPLKNKGPDDIDFVVIRENTEGLYVGAGGILKKGTKDEVATQESINTKKGVERCIRFAFDYTKKRNKEKKLTLCAKTNVLTYASDLWERTFYEVAREYPDIKTDYAHVDATCMWMVKNPEWFDVIVTDNLFGDIITDLGAMIQGGLGIAAGGNINPEGVSMFEPMGGSAPKYTGKNVINPLAAILAGGMMLEFIGEGEGWKILEKAVQKALKEDIKSLDAGKMGMGTKEAGDLIVKYVNK